From a single Streptomyces liliifuscus genomic region:
- the pcrA gene encoding DNA helicase PcrA — protein MSSLFDDSFLADLKPSRAHEEEPPPPPEDEAPESEPVPDDLFGGHFDVPPSRDGYYRDGAPRPHVDPAALLDGLNENQRAAVVHHGSPLLIVAGAGSGKTRVLTHRIAHLLGERKVHPGQILAITFTNKAAGEMKERVEQLVGPRANAMWVMTFHSACVRILRRESKQLGFTSSFSIYDAADSKRLMALVCRDLDLDPKRFPPKSFSAKISNLKNELIDEEDFAAQAADGFEKTLAQAYAMYQSRLREANALDFDDLIMTTVNLLRAFPDVAEHYRRRFRHVLVDEYQDTNHAQYALVRELVGTSEHPVDVPPSEHDLPSAELCVVGDADQSIYAFRGATIRNILQFEEDYPNATTILLEQNYRSTQTILTAANAVIERNESRRPKNLWTNAGAGAQITGYVADTEHDEAQFVADEIDRLTDAGDAKAGDVAVFYRTNAQSRVFEEVFIRVGLPYKVVGGVRFYERKEVRDVLAYLRVLANPEDSVPLRRILNVPKRGIGDRAEAMIDALSQREKISFAQALRRVDEAYGMASRSTNAVKKFNTLMEDLRTIVESGAGPATVLEAVLERTGYLAELQASTDPQDETRIENLQELAAVALEFEQEAGEGEAPGGLSAFLERVALVADSDQIPDEEEDGSGVITLMTLHTAKGLEFPVVFLTGMEDGVFPHMRALGQTKELEEERRLAYVGITRARERLYLTRSSMRSAWGQPSYNPPSRFLEEIPDTHLEWKRTGSLGPVSSGPVSGVAASLSSSRSRSAASGASGFATRRGATDKPVVSLAVGDRVTHDQFGLGTVVGVKGTGANAEATVDFGEEKPKRLLLRYAPVEKL, from the coding sequence ATGAGCAGCCTCTTTGATGACAGCTTCCTGGCGGACCTCAAGCCCTCGCGGGCCCACGAGGAGGAGCCCCCGCCGCCGCCCGAGGACGAGGCACCGGAGTCGGAGCCCGTTCCGGACGATTTGTTCGGCGGCCACTTCGACGTGCCGCCGAGTCGGGACGGGTATTACCGCGACGGCGCCCCCCGGCCGCACGTGGACCCGGCCGCGCTCCTGGACGGGCTGAACGAGAACCAGCGCGCGGCGGTGGTCCACCACGGCTCGCCGCTGCTCATCGTGGCCGGCGCGGGCTCCGGCAAGACCCGTGTGCTCACGCATCGCATCGCCCACCTGCTGGGCGAGCGCAAGGTGCACCCGGGCCAGATCCTCGCGATCACCTTCACGAACAAGGCCGCGGGCGAGATGAAGGAGCGCGTCGAGCAGCTCGTCGGCCCGCGCGCCAACGCGATGTGGGTGATGACGTTCCACAGCGCGTGTGTACGGATCCTGCGGCGCGAGTCGAAGCAGCTCGGCTTCACCTCCTCCTTCTCGATCTACGACGCCGCCGACAGCAAGCGCCTCATGGCCCTGGTCTGCCGTGACCTGGACCTCGACCCCAAGCGCTTCCCGCCCAAGTCGTTCAGCGCCAAGATCTCGAACCTGAAGAACGAGCTGATCGACGAGGAGGACTTCGCCGCCCAGGCCGCCGACGGCTTCGAGAAGACCCTCGCCCAGGCCTACGCGATGTACCAGTCACGCCTGCGCGAGGCGAACGCGCTGGACTTCGACGACCTGATTATGACGACGGTCAACCTCCTGCGCGCCTTCCCGGACGTCGCCGAGCACTACCGCCGCCGCTTCCGGCACGTCCTGGTCGACGAGTACCAGGACACGAACCACGCGCAGTACGCCCTTGTGCGCGAGCTCGTCGGCACCTCCGAGCACCCGGTCGACGTACCGCCCAGTGAGCACGACCTCCCGTCGGCGGAGCTGTGCGTGGTGGGTGACGCGGACCAGTCGATCTACGCCTTCCGCGGCGCGACCATCCGCAACATCCTCCAGTTCGAGGAGGACTACCCGAACGCGACGACGATCCTGCTGGAGCAGAACTACCGCTCGACGCAGACGATCCTCACCGCCGCGAACGCGGTCATCGAGCGCAACGAGTCGCGCCGCCCCAAGAACCTGTGGACCAACGCGGGCGCGGGCGCCCAGATCACCGGCTATGTCGCCGACACCGAGCACGACGAGGCCCAGTTCGTCGCCGACGAGATCGACCGGCTCACGGACGCGGGCGACGCGAAGGCGGGCGACGTCGCCGTCTTCTACCGTACGAACGCGCAGTCCCGTGTCTTCGAAGAGGTCTTCATCCGCGTCGGCCTGCCCTACAAGGTCGTCGGCGGCGTCCGCTTCTACGAGCGCAAGGAGGTCCGTGACGTCCTCGCGTACCTGCGCGTGCTCGCGAACCCCGAGGACTCCGTACCGCTCCGGCGCATTCTCAACGTCCCCAAGCGCGGCATCGGCGACCGCGCCGAGGCGATGATCGACGCGCTCTCCCAGCGCGAGAAGATCAGCTTCGCGCAGGCGCTGCGCCGCGTGGACGAGGCGTACGGCATGGCGTCCCGCTCGACGAACGCCGTCAAGAAGTTCAACACCCTGATGGAGGACCTCCGCACGATCGTCGAGTCGGGCGCCGGCCCGGCGACGGTCCTTGAGGCGGTTCTCGAACGGACCGGCTACCTCGCCGAGTTGCAGGCCTCGACCGACCCGCAGGACGAGACCCGCATCGAGAACCTCCAGGAACTGGCCGCCGTGGCCCTGGAGTTCGAGCAGGAGGCCGGCGAGGGTGAGGCACCGGGCGGGCTCTCCGCCTTCCTGGAGCGGGTCGCGCTCGTCGCCGACTCCGACCAGATCCCGGACGAGGAGGAGGACGGGTCCGGCGTGATAACGCTGATGACCCTCCACACCGCCAAGGGCCTCGAATTCCCCGTGGTGTTCCTGACCGGCATGGAGGACGGCGTCTTCCCGCACATGCGCGCCCTCGGCCAGACCAAGGAGCTGGAGGAGGAGCGCAGGCTCGCGTACGTCGGCATCACGCGCGCGCGGGAGCGGCTGTATCTCACCCGCTCCTCGATGCGCAGCGCTTGGGGCCAGCCCTCGTACAACCCGCCGTCCCGCTTCCTGGAGGAGATCCCGGACACGCATCTGGAGTGGAAGCGCACGGGCTCCCTGGGCCCGGTCTCCTCCGGCCCGGTGTCCGGCGTGGCGGCCTCCCTGTCCTCCTCGCGCTCCCGCTCGGCCGCCTCGGGCGCGTCCGGCTTCGCCACCCGACGCGGCGCCACCGACAAGCCGGTGGTGTCCCTCGCGGTCGGCGACCGCGTCACCCATGACCAGTTCGGCCTCGGCACGGTCGTCGGGGTGAAGGGCACCGGTGCGAACGCGGAGGCGACGGTCGACTTCGGCGAGGAGAAGCCGAAGAGGCTGCTGCTGCGGTACGCGCCGGTGGAGAAGCTGTAG